The following are encoded in a window of Rhizobium sp. 11515TR genomic DNA:
- a CDS encoding 3-deoxy-manno-octulosonate cytidylyltransferase, which translates to MDHNKTTGNIDVGIPAAGSATGLNSADEWRTILTGFSHIVLVANSDAVDIASLQAQFPETALFVFFNKVYKVLDRPFHGHSLLISRGQPRGANIVYRGEVGEVVKFFPKEYFLGVMNIRLGLEEKLNPAADFQGAPTGHLDLVGFCSDFYTEGKTPTSGFAMALWLSDLKLPGKIVLAGFSARRSQKWRVVSAHDWSFEQTFLRLFARLGKITIHGGVALNPYISLAQRFTEVPPAEIALAAAEVLSERLGNTDAEIDKLISLTNVIRSADNFMRRLRPKFLKRRPKGSPGEQ; encoded by the coding sequence TTGGACCACAACAAGACGACGGGAAATATCGATGTCGGCATACCGGCTGCGGGCTCCGCGACCGGTTTGAACAGCGCCGACGAATGGCGGACCATATTGACGGGGTTTTCCCATATTGTCCTGGTCGCCAATAGCGATGCGGTCGATATCGCAAGCCTGCAGGCGCAGTTTCCTGAGACTGCGCTCTTCGTCTTCTTCAACAAGGTCTACAAGGTTCTGGATCGACCGTTCCATGGGCATTCACTGCTGATCTCCCGTGGTCAGCCGCGTGGCGCCAACATCGTCTATCGCGGCGAGGTGGGCGAGGTGGTCAAGTTCTTTCCGAAGGAATATTTCCTCGGCGTCATGAATATCCGCCTTGGTCTGGAAGAGAAGCTCAATCCCGCCGCCGACTTCCAGGGGGCGCCGACTGGCCACCTCGATCTCGTGGGCTTCTGCTCCGATTTCTATACGGAAGGCAAGACCCCGACGAGCGGTTTTGCCATGGCCCTTTGGCTCAGCGATCTAAAATTGCCCGGCAAGATCGTGCTTGCCGGCTTCTCGGCCCGGCGCAGCCAGAAGTGGAGGGTGGTTTCCGCCCACGACTGGAGTTTCGAGCAGACCTTTCTGCGCTTGTTTGCCCGGTTGGGAAAGATCACCATCCATGGTGGGGTCGCATTGAACCCTTATATCAGCCTTGCCCAGCGCTTCACGGAAGTGCCTCCGGCCGAGATTGCTTTGGCTGCGGCCGAGGTTTTGTCGGAGCGGCTCGGCAATACCGACGCAGAAATAGACAAGCTGATCTCCCTGACCAATGTGATTCGCTCTGCGGACAATTTTATGCGTCGCCTCAGGCCGAAATTTCTGAAGCGCAGGCCGAAAGGCTCTCCCGGAGAGCAATGA
- the secE gene encoding preprotein translocase subunit SecE produces the protein MASKTNPLAFLRQVRSETSKITWPSRRETMISTVMVLVMVVFASLFFFAADQLIGWILSYVLNTGN, from the coding sequence ATGGCATCCAAAACGAATCCACTAGCGTTTCTGCGGCAGGTGCGCTCCGAGACGTCGAAAATCACTTGGCCCTCGCGTCGCGAGACGATGATCTCGACGGTGATGGTGCTCGTCATGGTCGTTTTCGCCTCGCTGTTTTTCTTTGCTGCCGACCAGCTCATTGGCTGGATTCTCAGCTACGTGCTGAATACCGGCAACTGA
- the nusG gene encoding transcription termination/antitermination protein NusG, whose protein sequence is MAARWYIVHAYSNFEKKVAESIEEKARQKGLEHLFEKILVPTEKVVEVRRGRKVDSERKFFPGYVLVRANLTDEAYHLIKNTPKVTGFLGSDNKPVPIPDYEAERILGQVQEGVERPKASVSFEIGEQVRVSDGPFASFNGTVQDVDEERSRLKVEVSIFGRATPVELEYSQVEKV, encoded by the coding sequence ATGGCGGCACGTTGGTACATCGTCCACGCTTATTCTAATTTCGAAAAGAAGGTGGCTGAATCCATCGAGGAGAAGGCCAGGCAGAAGGGGCTCGAGCATCTGTTCGAGAAGATCCTTGTGCCGACCGAAAAGGTTGTTGAGGTTCGCCGCGGCCGCAAGGTCGACAGCGAGCGTAAGTTCTTCCCGGGTTACGTGCTTGTGCGCGCCAACCTGACAGATGAGGCTTACCACCTGATCAAGAATACGCCGAAGGTCACTGGCTTCCTCGGCTCCGACAATAAGCCCGTTCCGATTCCGGATTATGAAGCCGAGCGCATTCTCGGTCAGGTCCAGGAAGGCGTTGAGCGGCCGAAGGCTTCCGTATCCTTCGAAATCGGCGAGCAAGTCCGCGTTTCCGATGGTCCGTTCGCTTCGTTCAACGGCACGGTTCAGGATGTGGACGAAGAGCGTTCGCGCCTGAAGGTGGAAGTGTCGATTTTCGGCCGCGCTACGCCGGTCGAGCTGGAGTACAGCCAGGTCGAGAAGGTCTGA
- the rplK gene encoding 50S ribosomal protein L11: protein MAKKVAGQLKLQVKAGSANPSPPIGPALGQRGINIMEFCKAFNAATQEMEKGMPIPVVITYYQDKSFTFVMKQPPVSYFLKKEAKIQSGSKTPGKGAKAGTLTKAQVKAIAEAKMKDLNAADIEGAMAMIEGSARAMGLEVVG, encoded by the coding sequence ATGGCTAAGAAAGTTGCAGGCCAGCTCAAGCTGCAGGTCAAGGCCGGCTCGGCGAATCCGTCGCCGCCGATCGGTCCTGCGCTTGGTCAGCGTGGCATTAACATCATGGAGTTCTGCAAGGCGTTCAATGCCGCCACGCAGGAAATGGAAAAGGGTATGCCGATCCCGGTCGTCATCACCTACTACCAGGACAAGTCCTTCACCTTCGTCATGAAGCAGCCGCCGGTCAGCTACTTCCTGAAGAAGGAAGCGAAGATCCAGTCCGGCTCGAAGACCCCGGGCAAGGGCGCCAAGGCTGGCACCCTGACCAAGGCTCAGGTCAAGGCAATTGCCGAAGCCAAGATGAAGGATCTGAACGCCGCCGATATCGAAGGCGCAATGGCCATGATCGAGGGCTCTGCCCGCGCGATGGGCCTGGAAGTGGTGGGCTAA
- the rplA gene encoding 50S ribosomal protein L1 gives MVAKRIQKIREGVDPTKLYALDLAINMVKERAVAKFDETVEISMNLGVDPRHADQMVRGVVNLPNGTGRTVRVAVFARGAKADEAKAAGADIVGAEDLVEIVQGGKIDFDRCIATPDMMPLVGRLGKVLGPRGMMPNPKVGTVTMDVKGAVEASKGGAVEFRVEKAGIVHAGIGKASFDAKALEENIRAFADAVIKAKPAGAKGNYVKRVAISSTMGPGVKIEPSTVTAPSA, from the coding sequence ATGGTAGCAAAGCGTATTCAGAAGATTCGTGAAGGCGTTGATCCGACCAAGCTCTATGCTCTGGATCTGGCCATCAACATGGTCAAGGAACGTGCCGTCGCCAAGTTCGACGAAACCGTCGAAATCTCGATGAACCTCGGTGTTGACCCGCGTCATGCCGACCAGATGGTTCGCGGCGTCGTCAACCTGCCGAACGGCACCGGCCGTACGGTTCGCGTTGCTGTCTTCGCTCGTGGCGCCAAGGCTGATGAAGCCAAGGCTGCTGGCGCTGACATCGTCGGTGCGGAAGACCTGGTCGAAATCGTTCAGGGCGGCAAGATCGATTTCGATCGCTGCATCGCCACCCCGGACATGATGCCGCTCGTCGGCCGTCTCGGTAAGGTTCTCGGCCCGCGCGGCATGATGCCGAACCCGAAGGTCGGCACCGTCACGATGGACGTCAAGGGTGCTGTTGAAGCTTCCAAGGGCGGCGCTGTCGAGTTCCGCGTCGAGAAGGCTGGTATCGTCCATGCCGGTATCGGCAAGGCTTCCTTCGACGCCAAGGCTCTGGAAGAAAACATCCGCGCTTTCGCCGACGCCGTCATCAAGGCAAAGCCGGCTGGCGCCAAGGGCAACTACGTCAAGCGCGTAGCGATCTCCTCGACCATGGGTCCGGGCGTCAAGATCGAGCCGTCGACGGTTACGGCGCCGAGCGCCTAA
- the rplJ gene encoding 50S ribosomal protein L10: MERAEKREFVTELNEVFKASGSVVVAHYAGATVAQMNDFRSKMRAAGGTVKVAKNRLAKIALQGTDAEGISNLFTGQTLIAYSNDPITAPKVVVDFAKSNDKIVVLGGAMGTTTLNAEGVKSLATLPSLDELRAKLLGMIQTPATRIAGVVAAPASQLARVFSAYAKKDEAA, encoded by the coding sequence GTGGAAAGAGCGGAAAAACGCGAATTCGTCACGGAACTGAACGAAGTCTTCAAGGCTTCGGGCTCGGTTGTCGTGGCCCACTATGCTGGTGCTACAGTCGCTCAGATGAACGATTTCCGTTCCAAGATGCGCGCTGCTGGCGGCACCGTCAAAGTCGCGAAGAACCGCCTGGCCAAAATTGCTCTTCAGGGCACGGATGCGGAAGGGATTTCCAATCTCTTCACCGGTCAGACGCTGATCGCATACAGCAATGACCCGATTACCGCTCCGAAGGTCGTCGTGGATTTCGCCAAGAGCAACGATAAGATCGTTGTTCTGGGCGGCGCCATGGGAACAACAACGCTCAACGCCGAAGGTGTCAAGTCGCTCGCGACCCTGCCTTCGCTGGACGAGCTGCGCGCGAAGCTGCTGGGCATGATCCAGACTCCGGCTACCCGCATCGCAGGTGTTGTTGCAGCGCCGGCAAGTCAGCTTGCTCGCGTGTTCTCGGCCTACGCCAAGAAGGACGAAGCCGCGTAA
- the rplL gene encoding 50S ribosomal protein L7/L12: MADLAKIVDDLSSLTVLEAAELSKLLEEKWGVSAAAPVAVAAVAGGAGGAAAAAEEEKTEFDVILADAGANKINVIKEVRGITGLGLKEAKDLVEAAPKAVKEGVSKAEAADIKKKLEDAGAKVDVK, from the coding sequence ATGGCTGATCTCGCAAAGATCGTAGACGACCTCTCCTCGCTGACCGTTCTCGAAGCCGCAGAACTGTCGAAGCTTCTCGAAGAAAAGTGGGGCGTTTCCGCCGCTGCTCCGGTAGCTGTTGCTGCCGTTGCCGGTGGTGCTGGCGGCGCTGCTGCAGCTGCTGAAGAAGAAAAGACCGAGTTCGACGTCATCCTCGCTGATGCCGGCGCGAACAAGATCAACGTCATCAAGGAAGTCCGCGGCATCACCGGCCTCGGCCTCAAGGAAGCCAAGGACCTCGTTGAAGCCGCTCCGAAGGCTGTCAAGGAAGGCGTTTCCAAGGCTGAAGCTGCTGACATCAAGAAGAAGCTCGAAGACGCCGGCGCTAAGGTCGACGTTAAGTAA